One part of the Rutidosis leptorrhynchoides isolate AG116_Rl617_1_P2 chromosome 1, CSIRO_AGI_Rlap_v1, whole genome shotgun sequence genome encodes these proteins:
- the LOC139885932 gene encoding pentatricopeptide repeat-containing protein At1g79490, mitochondrial, with product MISRGRSYSRYVVKNLQFLTLRSSSPLIYENFIFNKRLNRCLSSIPGRIDDVYASISPKPSYFVRSYCSGNNGKGNNEWTDVIEYLDESGSVIYTGKGIRSVEPGVDDHIMVGGIKQPFSNAAAVSKIVEIVKRWKWGPEMDTQLDKLQFVPNMIHIIQALKVTGDGDASLSLFKWAKRQSWYIPSDECYLAVIDRLNQSRDFDGIQSVFDDLVRDSGKTNVPEFNAFSRVVQCLAKAEKLEVSFCCFKKIQESGCKVDTKTYNSLINLFLDKGLPFKAFEIYESMEGAGCSLDLATYELMIPNLARSGRIDAALKLFQQMKEKNIKPGFTIFASLVDSLGKAGRLDTSMKIYMEMQGFGFKPSATMFVSMIESYVKAGKLDTALKIWDQMKKARFRPNYGLYTMVVESHAKSGKLETAMSIFSDMEKAGFLPTPSTYSCLLEMHAGSGQVDAAMKLYNSMSNAGVRPGLNTYTALLTLLAKKKLVDIAAKIILEMKANGYSIDVTASDVLMVFIKDASVDLALKWLRFMGSSGIRTNNFIIRQLFESCMKNGLYESAKPLLENYVDSAAKVDLILYTSILAHLVRCQEEEHERQLMSILSATKHKAHAFMCGLFTGPEQRKQPVLAFVREFFQNIDYESEEGAARYFVNVLLNYLVLMGQINRARCVWKVSYENKLFPKAIVFDQHIAWSLDVRNLSVGAALIAVVHTLHRFRKRMLYYGVVPRRIKLVTGPTLKIVVAQMLSSVESPFEVSKVVLRAPGESVSEWFKKPIVQQFLLNEIPSRSDILMHKLNIIFPSSAPEIRSLTPPKPLVAGRAM from the coding sequence ATGATTAGCCGCGGCCGTTCATACTCTAGGTATGTCGTTAAAAATCTTCAATTTCTCACATTGCGTTCATCAAGTCCGTTAATTTATGAAAACTTTATATTTAATAAGCGTCTGAATCGCTGCTTATCATCAATTCCTGGAAGAATTGATGACGTGTATGCATCAATTAGTCCAAAACCTAGTTATTTTGTTAGAAGTTACTGTTCTGGCAATAACGGTAAAGGAAACAATGAATGGACTGATGTCATAGAGTACTTGGATGAATCTGGAAGTGTTATTTACACCGGTAAAGGTATTCGATCCGTTGAGCCCGGTGTAGATGATCATATAATGGTAGGCGGCATAAAACAACCATTTTCAAACGCTGCTGCTGTTTCTAAGATTGTTGAGATTGTTAAAAGATGGAAATGGGGTCCCGAAATGGACACGCAGTTAGATAAGTTGCAGTTTGTTCCAAATATGATTCATATTATTCAAGCTTTAAAGGTAACGGGAGATGGCGATGCGTCTTTGAGTTTGTTTAAATGGGCAAAAAGGCAGTCTTGGTATATACCTAGTGATGAATGTTATCTTGCTGTGATAGATAGGTTGAACCAAAGTAGAGACTTTGATGGGATTCAATCGGTTTTCGATGATCTTGTTCGTGATTCGGGGAAAACTAATGTTCCTGAGTTTAATGCGTTTAGTAGAGTTGTTCAGTGTCTTGCTAAAGCGGAGAAGTTAGAGGtttcgttttgctgttttaagaagATTCAAGAATCTGGTTGTAAAGTTGATACTAAAACGTATAACTCACTTATAAATTTGTTTTTGGATAAAGGTTTGCCTTTTAAAGCGTTTGAGATATATGAGAGTATGGAAGGAGCTGGTTGTTCGTTAGACTTAGCCACTTACGAGTTGATGATACCAAACTTAGCTAGATCGGGTCGGATTGATGCAGCTTTAAAGCTTTTTCAACAAATGAAAGAGAAAAACATAAAACCAGGGTTTACAATCTTTGCATCACTTGTTGATTCATTAGGAAAAGCTGGCAGGTTAGATACATCGATGAAAATTTACATGGAAATGCAAGGTTTTGGGTTCAAACCGTCTGCAACCATGTTTGTGTCGATGATTGAGTCATATGTTAAGGCTGGGAAGCTAGACACAGCTTTAAAGATATGGGATCAGATGAAGAAGGCTCGTTTTAGACCTAATTATGGGCTTTACACCATGGTTGTCGAATCCCACGCAAAATCAGGAAAGCTCGAGACTGCAATGTCCATTTTTTctgacatggaaaaggctggtttTTTACCCACCCCGAGCACTTATTCTTGCTTACTGGAGATGCATGCTGGTTCGGGTCAAGTTGATGCTGCAATGAAGCTGTATAATTCAATGAGCAATGCAGGTGTTCGGCCGGGTTTGAACACTTATACCGCCTTGCTTACACTTTTAGCCAAGAAGAAACTTGTTGATATAGCTGCAAAGATTATTCTTGAAATGAAAGCAAATGGATATTCTATAGATGTGACAGCTAGCGATGTACTTATGGTTTTCATTAAAGATGCTTCGGTTGATCTTGCTTTGAAATGGTTAAGATTCATGGGTTCATCTGGGATCCGAACAAATAACTTTATTATAAGGCAGTTATTTGAGTCATGCATGAAAAACGGGTTATACGAGTCTGCAAAGCCACTTCTTGAAAACTATGTTGACTCTGCAGCAAAAGTTGACCTTATACTCTATACATCTATACTAGCGCATCTTGTTAGATGTCAAGAAGAAGAGCATGAACGACAGCTGATGTCAATTTTGAGTGCTACAAAGCATAAAGCACACGCCTTTATGTGCGGGCTTTTCACAGGCCCAGAACAGAGGAAACAACCAGTGCTAGCGTTTGTTCGTGAGTTTTTTCAGAATATTGATTATGAATCAGAAGAAGGGGCCGCCAGGTACTTTGTTAACGTCCTGTTAAACTATCTTGTACTAATGGGTCAGATTAATCGAGCCCGTTGTGTGTGGAAAGTTTCATATGAAAATAAACTTTTCCCAAAAGCAATTGTGTTTGATCAACACATTGCTTGGTCACTTGATGTTAGAAACTTATCAGTTGGTGCAGCTCTTATTGCGGTTGTGCATACACTTCATAGGTTTAGGAAACGAATGCTATATTATGGTGTGGTTCCTAGACGTATTAAGCTGGTAACGGGTCCCACCTTAAAGATTGTGGTTGCTCAGATGCTGAGTTCAGTTGAATCGCCGTTTGAGGTAAGTAAGGTGGTTCTAAGGGCACCTGGGGAGTCTGTATCAGAATGGTTCAAAAAGCCAATTGTTCAGCAGTTTCTATTGAATGAGATACCATCAAGAAGTGATATTCTGATGCATAAGCTTAATATTATATTTCCCAGTTCTGCCCCTGAGATTAGGTCCCTGACCCCACCTAAACCCCTTGTTGCTGGAAGGGcaatgtag